The genomic interval CCATTTTTCACCTCTAAATTCTAACTATTAGACATGACAATGTCTCAAACAGTGATTGACTACATGCTTACTATTGGCAGGGTAAAATGGATGCTGCTGCTAGCATGATCGAGAAAGCTATCATTGCTAATCCCACATATGCAGAAGCATATAATAATTTAGGTTTTGCTCTTGCTTCTTATGTTGTTCCGAAATCTATATGCTAGGGCACCTTGTAATGCACCAACAGTTCCTCGCTTTCACGGATATACAATCTTGCATCATTTCCTTTggaagataattttattttttgtaatttatttataatttttatctcTGCATCCTTTTTGTTCAGGGGTTCTTTACAGAGATGCTGGCAATATATCCATGGCTATCACAGCTTATGAGCAATGCCTTAAGATAGATCCTGATTCACGTAATGCAGGACAGGTATCATTACACGAGTCTTTATGTTGCAGGTTTAGTTACCTTGGAGCATCTTTGGGTTTTCCATGGAAATGCTCTTTTTGATACATTTTTCATTGATGGCACTGGTGTGATTGATAGAAGATGGTTTTTGTTAGTTTCTGGATGCCTATGCTAGTTCCATACTGGTTTTTCAATTGTCcttgtttatttattgattCTTTCTGTTTGTATCTTATTTCACAATTTTTGCAGAATCGGCTGCTTGCAATGAATTACATTAATGAAGGAGATGATGATAAACTTTTTGAGGCTCACAGGTTTATTGAACTCCTATCAACCTAGCTTGCACTTAATGTCAAATTTTTTCTTAGTATCATTTTAACATTTGGTTGGCATTGCAAACTTATAGTTTGTGGCATTTCTGGGAGCATCTAAGAATGATCACATCAACTAATTGCAAGTCTATTTATTAGCTGCAtcattacaaatatttttcttgctaTTATTGGATTGCTATCTTTAGttagtttatttcttatttataaTGCATTTGTCTAAGCCTTCATTTATATAAGTATGAGCTAATACGTAGTGCAAAACTGTTAAATACTGTTAAATATTGAACCATATTCTATCAGCCATGCCATAATCCTGCTTTAAGCAATGGCTTTTTAGTGCCATTAGGCCATGTAGCTTCTTTGTGATAATTGTTTGTTTCAGAAATGCACTTTTGCTTTGGGATGTGTTACTATACTGTTGAAGCATTTTATCTGACGCACTTCTTTCCCATGCAACATACAAATGCATACTTTAAGCCATAATGCCAACATTCTTTCTAGTTTCcttcttgttttcttctcCCGACAAGTAAAAAGTATTTTGAAAGACTGAAAGCAGACTTTGATCTATTCTTGGTAAAtatatctattttctttttttttttttcaaaaaaagattACCCAAGAAAAGTAGAAATGAAAACTTTGGGATGGTCAAGAATTTTAGAAAgaaatggatgatgatagcAGTAGCTacattgagaattttatcCTAAGTGTAGTGATGATATCTCCAATACCCTGCTATGTACACATTAAACAGAtgccaaaagaaaagatttagATATCCTTTTTTACTTTCCTTCTCAAAGCTGTGTTTTGATTTATGCCCTGTTTGACAAATTATACATTTCTTGGCTGAATGTTTGACCATTTACATATGAATACAAGTATTGGCACCTTCTTAAAACTGgttgaaatttaaatttatcttttgaCAAATCTCAAACTAGCTTTCTGGAGGCTttctaaattgaatttttcacACACAGGGACTGGGGAAGGCGATTTATGAGGTTATATTCACAGTACAATTCATGGGACAACCCAAAAGATCCAGAACGACCTCTTGTGATTGGATATATTTCTCCAGATTATTTTACTCATTCTGTGTCTTATTTTATTGAAGCCCCTCTTGTTTATCATGACTATGGGAATTACCAGGTGGTCGTTTATTCAGCAGTAGTGAAGGTACTAATGCTTGGGTATATTTATGTCTATTGCTTGGTGATTTCTTCAGCATCTACCATCTGTAATCTTACAGAAACTAGAattgtttgcatatttagttGAATAAGGCCAATCTTGCTTTGTCTTCCCTTTTGAAGCTCATGGACAATTTTCAGTGATATTTCTATAACAGATGTGGCACAGAGAATGCATTAGGACTGTTACCACTCTCTTAATTTACCTCTATTTTCACCAGCCATTGAAAGGAATCTCCTTGATTACACCAATGCCAGTTCTCATGGCTGTGCCTAAGCCCTTAACTTCGTTACAACTAATTTCTTATGTCTGACGTTTTATCATCTTCATAAACTGTCATCCTCTAAGCAGTACTGTTCTTGTCACTATGTTGTCCTCATCAATATTTATTGTGCAAATAATTTGTTCAAAAAGTTAGTGTGATGTATTCAATGTCCACCTACCTgtcttccaaaaaaaaaaaaaaaatatgtgttTAAGTTACTCAAAAGTCTGGAGCTATGACTTTTGATATTCTATTATTATTACAAACAACTTAGTAAAGGtaatatcttctttttttatatgatgGATTGTCTTCTCTCTGAACTTACATTCTTATGATTTTGCAGGCTGATGCAAAAACTAATAGATTTAGGGAAAAAGTCATGAAAAAGGGTGGGGTATGGAGAGATATATATGGTATCGATGAAAAGAAGGTTGCGAGCATGGTTAGAGATGATAAAATTGACATCTTGGTAGAGCTTACTGGTCATACAGCCAACAATAAGTTGGGAACAATGGCATGTCGACCAGCACCTGTTCAGGTATGCTTAAGGTTCcatatttttggtttttttgatCGTTTCATGTTTAAGTTCGTCAATGGAACTAAAAGAATTTTCGTAATAGAAGAAATCTTTTGGAGTGAAACTTGAGTTGGTCTTTGGGTGTTTGGTTTATGCATggtgattttaattttgtggTATGCATGATTTGTAAACTAGGTATTTGCTAgatctttcttatttctttcatattttataCTGTAGGTGACTTGGATTGGCTATCCCAACACTACTGGTTTGCCTAGCATTGATTATCGAATCACTGATCCACTTGCAGATCCTCCTGATACGAAGCAGAAGTACTGTTTTTACTTCAGCTGACTGCATTTTCAGTTAGAATTAGTGTTAGATGAGATATGCAAAATGAGTTCTACTTACTTGGACAATAATCGTACCCAATGGCAGGCATGTTGAGGAGTTAGTTCGACTACGAGAATGCTTTCTTTGTTATACCCCTTCCCCAGAGGCTGGGCCTGTTTCACCAACTCCTGCTCTATCCAATGGCTTCATTACATTTGGTAGCTTCAATAATCTGGCAAAGGTATTGTTTGGGTAACTACAACCTAAAGTTATATTTCGTGTTTCTAATTAGTTATAGCATTCATCATAAACCTCTTATTGGAACCTTTCCAGATAACACCCAAGGTCTTGCAAGTTTGGGCAAGGATATTATGTGCAGTTCCAAACTCTCGTCTTGTGGTAAAATGCAAGCCATTTTGTTGTGACAGTGTTAGGCAGAAATTTCTTACGACACTAGAGCAGCTGGGTTTAGAATCACTCCGTGTTGATCTTCTCCCTCTAATTCTTCTTAATCATGATCATATGCAAGCTTATTCTCTTATGGACATCAGGTAAAATCTAATTGCACACTTTGTGTTATTGGCAATTCTAagttctcaattttttttctcttcttatcTCTCTTTCCTTGTGGCATAACTATTCCTGTATTGTCCCTCTCATTTTCTTTACCTTTGTTTCTTCAGCTGTTCTCAGATTTTACTCATTTTCATCTCATCTTGATTTGTCTCTGCTCAAGTTTGAAACCATGAAAACCACTTCTTATAAAGCTCTCTGCTTCATAGTATGCTGGACTTTTAACATTAGCCATCAAGgattttcttaatttgttGGGAAGCACATAGGGCATAAGGGAAGTAAAGATAGCAGGTTTGTTAAAATCTGGAATTTGCAGGCCAGTTCAGTCAGTTATGGTAAAGATGTTAAACACTGATCCTGAGGAAAAATGGGTTAAACACTGATCCTGAGGAAAAATGGGTTTAGGTCTTTGGCTTTCAAGTGATAGGCTGATAGCTCTGCATAATATGAAGACTTGGATGTTTCTCGAtattctattaaaaataagagCTTTGTACAGACTCTAGATGTGTGACCCATCAATTATTATGAGTCACTAGCAGCTTGCTCTTTTGTTATTAGTTCCACCCTCCTCTCCCCTTTTGATTGAGTTTACTAAGTGTTTTACTTaggaaataaattcattttttagtTGGTCCTGGTTTCTATTTGCATCCTTTTTAGATGTTCTAACTTTTGTTACATATCTTATGTAGTTTGGACACTTTTCCATATGCTGGAACGACGACAACGTGTGAATCTCTATATATGGGAGTTCCATGTGTTACCATGGCTGGATCGGTACATGCTCATAATGTTGGTGTTAGTCTTCTCAGCAAAGTTGGTAATGAGCTTCACTTTCTCTTGCTATGTCTATTATCTATTTATGTTGTTTTTGTCTGGCTTATGTTATGTCCTTGgcctttttattgtttttgcttCTGGTTTTCACTCTGATATACCtagtattcaaattattggaaCATCCCAGGCAGGACTTGTCTCGTATTGTTGGTTGAGgatgtttttaatttattcttcTGTGGTTTTTATAGCACTGGCTAAATGATGTAGCATGCTGGATATTTGCAATGTAGGTTTACGACATCTGATAGCCAAAAATGAAGATGAATATGTCCAGTTGGCACTACAACTGGCCTCAGATGTCACTGCTCTCCAGAACCTGAGAATGAGTCTTCGAGACCTTATGTCTAAATCATCTGTCTGTGATGGAAAGAACTTTATCAGCGGTTTGGAGGCAACATATCGGAACATGTGGCGCAGGTACTGTAAGGGCGATGTCCCATCTTTACGGTGTATGGAAATGCTACAAAAAGAAGTTGCTCCTGAAGAGCTAACTATCAAAACCTCTGAAACAGAAAGGATCACAATCTTGAAAAACACCTCCACTGGATCAGTCAAGTCTAATGGATTTAATCAGATTCCATTGCCTATGCTGAATCTTACCAGTTGTGAAGAGAATGGGAGTCAATTGAACCAGACTACAAATTCAGGCAAGTTTAGCTGACATCTAAATTTTGGTGCATATGTAGTAACACTTTTGGTGGTTTTTTGAACTTGGAAACGAAGTCATTACCTCCACGGGGGATAATCCCCTGTAAGGTACAACCATTGTGGTCATATTATCCACAGGAATTGAGGTTGGTGGATAACTATAGTTGCAGTCCACCTTAAGTAGgattccaatttttttttgggagaAAGAATGCCGGCGAATGTTggtaaaatatgattttattgtGCGCCATACAAAAGAATAGCGGATTGGGAAGAGATGATGCTATGAGCTACTGATATAGATACCTGGATTGCTGTCGCATTTTTTCCTCCTGAACTAGAGGAACTGTAGAAATTTAGCCTGGTTTGTATATTATGAGGacagttttaatttttacccCTTGAGCATGGCTTGTGTTTTAGTGGTTTTGGTAGTGGCATTGTTGGTTGGCTTGCTGGAAGGTggtgttatatatattttcatgtaTTAATGTCGTCCTATAAACTCacaaaatttgatgaaatagAACAACCTAATCTTTAGGCATTTATATGGCTTCGCACAGTTAAAGTTGTACTCAATTCCATTATGTTTAATGCCTAAAATTGGTAtttttgagcttgaaatgCAATGCCAACTGCACATCCATGATATTTCCCTTCCCTTGTCTTGAAAATTTGCCTTTGGTACCACCTACAGTTTTGGGGTTGAGGTAAATCAATTCCGACATACTGCTATACAGATGGGGAGTTGTAGTTAACAAGAGCAAGCTAATGATAATCGAATTCTTTCCATTTAGGTGGTAACAATACAACGGAGAAAAGCCTCTTTGCTAGTCATACTTGGCAGTTCAATTGGGAACATATCATAAGAAAGAAAGACCGAGAGCCTTCTGTAAGACGATGATTATAGGCTACCGGGTACAAGTCCTTAATAAGATTTGATATTCAAAGACAAAGAAGCGGGGGGTGGTGGGGGGGGGCGCGGGGGCGGCACCAAAATCGATAGAAGATAAGACAAATGTAAAGAGAAGCTCCAAGAAGTGCCGGTGGTTTTACTTCAGCTAAATTAACTCTTAACACAATGGATAACAAATTTATGAATGATCCAGTTCCAAAATAGTCagggaaaagaaaagcttTCCTAAGCACTAGAATTTTCATCATTGCAGCGCTGGTGCTAGTCTTTGACAGAAGTCCTTAATATCTTCACATCATGAATGGGCCTGCATAAACAGGGAAAAACGGTTAAACATGAATTCATCTAAATGCTGAAGTCCAACCTAGAGCAGCTTCTAATATAACAAACTTTAGTCATTAGTTGAGTGTATGAACTTTAGTGCATTCGAAAATAAGAATTGGACAAATGAGATTGCTAGCATGCCCTGGCTAGGGGGGGCAATCCGTATTAATGTCTTGttgcaataaaagaataataagatATAGCTCAAACTATGATGACCCGTTCAGTTAATCGTATTGAAATGCTCAACCAAAACACATTCTTTATTAAACTGGTAAAATAACCCAGCTCTAGTAAcccttttattaaataaatcttttgaGGTTGACTTGACATGGATATGATTATTTAACCTAGTTCATTTATTgaataattagaaaataagtaatttaacataaaatgattcaattaaataagCAACCTTAACTTGATTGTTATATTACCCTTGCACTCTTATTAATATCAGTTATTACTCATTCATTAGGTTTATTTTGTAATGCTTGAAATGGCTTTTTGACAATAAACTGCTATTACTAAATTCAAGTAAATTTGCAACTTTGAACTAATGAACTACACAAAATCATGCCTTAAAAGTGGTTGATGAAATCCAAGTTATGCATTCCCTTTTCCAATaatttggaaacaaaattttgtgaAGTTCACTTTCAAAATGTAACATAACAGGGATAATAATTCCATTTGCCCTGAATTGAggcaataatttttttttgctttctcaACATAATAGTTCTTCTAATAATAAGATTGTCTAAACTCTTATCAAGATCTACTGTAAATTGTTTTTCCTCACAACATATAGCTGTATGCATGTTTCCTTCCATAAATATATTAACTTGCACCCAACTTTAACTAGTTTTATCTGTCAACtgggaaattgtgagaaagtATTACTCTATCTAGCCATTGCTGTCATTGAGGCAATAAATATAagcaaaaattatatatgagCAAAGAACTTACCTGTCATTGCTGTCAGTTTGGACACTACCAAGCCTCTTGATAATTTCCATTCCCCTACATACCCTTCCAAATATTGTGTGTTTACCTGTAGACAGAATCGTCAGTCAAAGCATTACGCACAAGGAAACTCCATCAGATGATTAGCCCAATGAGTAAAACTACCAGACATCAAATTGTCCGAATACAAAATCACACAGCATAAGGGAAAGAACTGAGCTTGCAGTTCTCATACCAAAACTCACTGATTTAAGTTTCTTGTGGGGAACGACCTAAAAGTttatcaaaaggaaaaaagatgCAGAAAGGTAAATACCATTCAGCAGTGAAAATTGTTGTCATCATctcaatttatataatttttttggtcTTCAAGGTCAAAGGGAGGGTTAGACAACTAATTGATCAAAAGCAcatcaaagaaaattgaaaacccCTGAAAATATCAATCAACTTCCACTGCCTTTGCTTTTCTTGACAAGCTCTAAagattttagttttatatatGATAAGCAGGATAATAACTCAGATATAGTTTAGGATGAGACTCTGCCCCAAATAGGTTGAATAATTGGTCTTGACACCAATCCAACCCAGTTCATTAACAATTCTCCACAGAAGTCTAACCATCACCtcaacaatttcaaaacaatttgaGATGCGAGTCTGCTCCCAATAGATTGGCCAATTTACCTAGCTACAAATTCCAACTTGATTCACAGACAAAATTATCTGTGTAATTGTGACCATCACCTTAAATCTTAAATAGCTTTTAACTTTCACCTTAATAAAACTTCTAAATTCTGAACAGTTGCAATTCTCTATACAGAGGTATCATGGAAACTACAAGTAAAAGCATTAGcagaaaaaaaacaatacaGTTGGCAACAACATTTCAGGTTGGACGTCACACTATAATGTAGCTAATAAAAAAAGGATCTCaacattgaaaaagaaaaagtactAGCTAGGTCTTAGGAATCAACAGATTCCAACAATTTTCTCCAGAGGTTGACCACATAATTCTTATTGTAAATAAGAAGAAtaccaaaattctttttttttttttttgaaaggcataATTCTTATTGTAGCCACGAAGAATAACATCATTACCATCTAAAGATGGTGCTGGTGACAAAGTAATGAAGAACTGACTTCCATTTGTATTTGGACCGGCATTAGCCATGGATAAAATACCAGCTCCTGTATGCTTTAACTCAGACCTTATCTCATCATCAAACACAGGGCT from Theobroma cacao cultivar B97-61/B2 chromosome 5, Criollo_cocoa_genome_V2, whole genome shotgun sequence carries:
- the LOC18598303 gene encoding probable UDP-N-acetylglucosamine--peptide N-acetylglucosaminyltransferase SPINDLY, producing the protein MAWTEKDVNGRERDLIVENGFLKEPQSSSGLSISTADATPAQKVFEGKDALSYANILRSRNKFVDALALYDSVLEKDSGSVEAHIGKGICLQMQNMGRPAFESFAEAIRLDPQNACALTHCGILYKDEGRLVDAAESYQKALRADPSYKPAAECLAIVLTDLGTSLKLAGNTQEGIQKYYEALKIDPHYAPAYYNLGVVYSEMMQYETALGCYEKAALERPMYAEAYCNMGVIYKNRGDLESAIACYERCLAVSPNFEIAKNNMAIALTDLGTKVKLEGDINQGVAYYKKALYYNWHYADAMYNLGVAYGEMLKFDMAIVFYELAFHFNPHCAEACNNLGVIYKDRDNLDKAVECYQLALSIKPNFSQSLNNLGVVYTVQGKMDAAASMIEKAIIANPTYAEAYNNLGVLYRDAGNISMAITAYEQCLKIDPDSRNAGQNRLLAMNYINEGDDDKLFEAHRDWGRRFMRLYSQYNSWDNPKDPERPLVIGYISPDYFTHSVSYFIEAPLVYHDYGNYQVVVYSAVVKADAKTNRFREKVMKKGGVWRDIYGIDEKKVASMVRDDKIDILVELTGHTANNKLGTMACRPAPVQVTWIGYPNTTGLPSIDYRITDPLADPPDTKQKHVEELVRLRECFLCYTPSPEAGPVSPTPALSNGFITFGSFNNLAKITPKVLQVWARILCAVPNSRLVVKCKPFCCDSVRQKFLTTLEQLGLESLRVDLLPLILLNHDHMQAYSLMDISLDTFPYAGTTTTCESLYMGVPCVTMAGSVHAHNVGVSLLSKVGLRHLIAKNEDEYVQLALQLASDVTALQNLRMSLRDLMSKSSVCDGKNFISGLEATYRNMWRRYCKGDVPSLRCMEMLQKEVAPEELTIKTSETERITILKNTSTGSVKSNGFNQIPLPMLNLTSCEENGSQLNQTTNSGKFS
- the LOC18598304 gene encoding peptidyl-prolyl cis-trans isomerase CYP18-2, whose translation is MWASSEGGPPEVTLETSMGSFTVELYYKHAPRTCRNFIELSRRGYYDNVKFHRIIKDFIVQGGDPTGTGKGGESIYGPVFDDEIRSELKHTGAGILSMANAGPNTNGSQFFITLSPAPSLDGKHTIFGRVCRGMEIIKRLGSVQTDSNDRPIHDVKILRTSVKD